The proteins below come from a single Juglans regia cultivar Chandler chromosome 12, Walnut 2.0, whole genome shotgun sequence genomic window:
- the LOC108979996 gene encoding serine carboxypeptidase-like 27 yields the protein MGHCLFSVICILFLLVGTCFSSPIRDQLRDRITELPGQPGNVGFAQFSGYVTVNDQAGRALFYWLVESSSSRGAKSRPLVLWLNGGPGCSSVAYGAAEEIGPFRIRPDGKTLYSNPYAWNNLANFLFLESPAGVGFSYSNTTSDLYTAGDQRTAEDAYTFLIHWFERFPQYKHRDFYIAGESYAGHYVPQLSQIVYQRNKGIQNPIINFKGFLVGNAVTDDYHDYIGTFEYWWTHGLISDSTYRMLRVACDFGSSQHPSLECMKALKVAEVEQGNIDPYSIFTRPCNNTGSLRRNLRGHYPWMSRAYDPCTERYSEMYFNLPEVQKALHANTTMISYQWKTCSDIVGNYWADSPLSMLPLYSELIAAGLRIWVYSGDTDAVVPVTATRYSIDALKLQTITNWYPWYDNGKVGGWSQVYKGLTFVTVTGAGHEVPLHRPRQAFILFRSFLENKPMPR from the exons ATGGGTCATTGTTTATTCTCTGTTATTTGCATCTTGTTCCTTCTTGTGGGAACTTGTTTTTCTTCTCCTATTAGAGATCAGCTGAGAGATAGGATCACCGAGTTGCCAGGACAGCCAGGGAATGTGGGGTTTGCTCAGTTTTCAGGTTACGTGACTGTGAATGATCAAGCTGGAAGAGCATTGTTTTACTGGTTGGTTGAGTCATCGTCAAGTCGTGGAGCTAAGTCAAGGCCACTTGTGCTGTGGCTCAACGGTGGTCCTGGTTGCTCTTCAGTTGCTTATGGAGCAGCTGAGGAGATCGGACCTTTTCGTATTAGGCCCGACGGGAAGACTCTTTACTCGAATCCTTATGCTTGGAACAATT TGGCGAATTTTCTGTTCCTCGAATCTCCTGCTGGTGTTGGTTTTTCGTATTCGAACACAACTTCAGACTTGTACACAGCGGGTGATCAGAGAACAG CCGAAGATGCATATACATTTCTTATCCATTGGTTCGAAAGGTTTCCACAGTACAAGCACAGGGATTTCTACATTGCTGGAGAAAGTTACGCAG GCCATTACGTTCCTCAGCTGTCTCAAATTGTTTACCAAAGAAACAAAGGAATCCAGAACCCAATTATTAATTTCAAGGGGTTTTTG GTGGGAAATGCTGTTACTGACGATTACCATGATTACATTGGCACGTTTGAATACTGGTGGACCCATGGCTTGATTTCTGATTCCACCTATCGCATGTTACGAGTCGCCTGCGACTTCGGATCATCTCAACATCCCTCACTGGAATGCATGAAGGCTCTTAAAGTTGCAGAGGTGGAGCAGGGAAACATTGATCCATATAGCATTTTCACTCGGCCTTGCAATAATACTGGATCATTGAGGCGCAACTTAAGGGGTCATTAT CCATGGATGTCCCGAGCATATGATCCCTGCACCGAGAGGTACTCTGAAATGTACTTCAATCTCCCAGAAGTTCAGAAGGCTCTCCATGCCAATACAACTATGATTTCTTATCAATGGAAAACATGCAG TGACATTGTTGGTAACTACTGGGCAGATTCCCCACTCTCTATGCTTCCTCTTTATTCTGAACTCATTGCTGCTGGCCTCAGGATATGGGTATAcag TGGAGACACTGACGCAGTGGTTCCTGTGACTGCAACTCGATATTCCATTGATGCCCTGAAGCTGCAAACTATTACCAACTGGTACCCATGGTATGACAATGGAAAG GTTGGTGGGTGGAGCCAAGTATACAAAGGACTGACATTTGTGACAGTGACCGGAGCAGGACATGAGGTTCCACTCCATCGACCTCGTCaagctttcattcttttcagATCATTTTTGGAGAACAAGCCCATGCCACGCTAA